Proteins from a genomic interval of Pseudomonas asplenii:
- a CDS encoding 5-formyltetrahydrofolate cyclo-ligase, with protein MTEPAPLSRPQLRRRLRKARRALTPGEQRQAARGLYRQLAQHPLLRRARHIALYLPTDGEIDPRLLLREAQRRGKHTYLPVLSAWPRTKMVFQRIRPGEKLRPNRFRILEPRINPAAQRKVWALDLVLLPLVGFDPLGGRLGMGGGFYDRSLAYRSRRQNWHKPTLLGLAHECQKVERLDQASWDVPLRGTVTDKAWYIAQ; from the coding sequence ATGACCGAACCTGCGCCGCTTTCCCGCCCGCAACTTCGACGACGGCTGCGCAAGGCCCGCCGCGCCCTCACGCCCGGCGAACAACGCCAGGCCGCACGCGGTCTGTATCGGCAGTTGGCCCAACACCCACTGTTGCGCCGCGCCCGCCATATTGCCCTGTACCTGCCGACCGACGGCGAAATCGACCCGCGCCTGCTGCTGCGCGAAGCCCAGCGTCGGGGCAAACACACTTATCTGCCGGTACTCAGCGCCTGGCCGCGAACCAAGATGGTGTTCCAGCGCATTCGCCCGGGGGAAAAGCTGCGACCCAATCGCTTTCGCATCCTTGAGCCACGGATCAACCCGGCCGCCCAGCGCAAGGTCTGGGCACTCGACCTGGTGCTGCTGCCGCTGGTCGGCTTCGATCCGCTGGGGGGGCGACTGGGCATGGGCGGCGGATTCTACGACCGCAGCCTGGCCTATCGGTCGCGCCGTCAGAACTGGCACAAACCCACGCTGCTGGGACTGGCCCATGAATGTCAGAAAGTCGAAAGACTGGACCAGGCCAGTTGGGATGTACCCCTGCGGGGAACGGTCACCGACAAGGCGTGGTATATCGCGCAATGA
- a CDS encoding cell division protein ZapA has protein sequence MSSSNNVTVQILDKEYSIICPQEERSNLVSAARYLDGKMREIRSSGKVIGADRIAVMAALNITHDLLHKQERPDVQASGSTREQVRDLLDRVDLVLSSDSDTSKG, from the coding sequence ATGAGTTCAAGCAATAACGTTACCGTGCAAATACTCGACAAGGAGTATTCGATCATCTGCCCCCAGGAAGAGCGCAGCAACCTGGTCAGCGCCGCCCGTTACCTGGATGGCAAGATGCGCGAGATCCGCAGCAGCGGCAAAGTGATCGGCGCCGATCGCATCGCCGTGATGGCCGCGCTGAACATCACCCACGACCTGCTGCACAAGCAGGAACGCCCCGATGTGCAGGCCAGCGGCTCGACGCGCGAGCAGGTGCGCGACCTGCTGGACCGGGTGGATCTGGTGCTGTCTTCCGATTCGGACACCAGCAAGGGCTGA
- a CDS encoding TIGR02449 family protein, with protein MEDNDLHALMARLELLITRVEQLKSQNGLLLAQEKTWREERAHLIEKNEIARRKVESMIARLKALEQDS; from the coding sequence ATGGAAGACAACGACCTGCACGCGCTGATGGCCAGACTCGAACTGCTGATTACCCGGGTCGAGCAACTAAAAAGCCAAAACGGACTCCTATTAGCTCAGGAAAAGACCTGGCGCGAGGAGCGCGCACACCTTATTGAAAAGAACGAAATCGCCCGGCGCAAGGTTGAATCGATGATTGCGCGCCTCAAGGCCCTGGAGCAAGACTCATGA
- a CDS encoding YecA/YgfB family protein, whose product MPIQNSPYNAFANLLNSNGHPVSPAELHGLLLGRSCAGAGFEADSWLVDAAELLEGEPQDNVRNALIGLQEMVKGELTSDDMTVVLLLPSDDAPLTERAAALGQWCQGFLAGFGLTYRANALSVEATEVLQDLAAIAQVQDALEESDDGEGDYMEVMEYLRVAPLLLFTEVNKPAEPAAKPSLH is encoded by the coding sequence ATGCCTATTCAGAATTCCCCTTATAACGCTTTCGCCAACCTCTTGAACAGTAATGGCCATCCGGTCTCGCCCGCCGAACTGCACGGACTGCTGCTCGGTCGCAGTTGTGCCGGCGCCGGCTTCGAGGCCGACAGTTGGCTGGTGGATGCCGCCGAGCTGCTGGAAGGCGAACCGCAGGACAACGTGCGCAATGCCCTGATCGGCCTGCAGGAGATGGTCAAGGGCGAGCTGACCAGCGACGACATGACCGTGGTCCTGCTGTTGCCGAGTGACGATGCGCCGCTGACCGAGCGTGCCGCCGCGCTGGGCCAGTGGTGCCAGGGCTTCCTCGCCGGTTTCGGCCTGACCTATCGCGCCAATGCCCTGAGCGTCGAGGCCACCGAGGTGCTGCAGGACCTGGCGGCTATTGCCCAGGTCCAGGATGCCCTGGAAGAGTCCGACGACGGCGAGGGCGATTACATGGAGGTCATGGAGTACCTGCGCGTCGCACCGCTGCTGCTGTTCACCGAGGTCAACAAGCCGGCCGAACCGGCTGCCAAGCCTTCGCTGCACTGA
- the pepP gene encoding Xaa-Pro aminopeptidase, with product MIHIPKAEYARRRKALMAQMEPNSIAILPAAAVVIRNRDVEHVYRQDSDFQYLSGFPEPQAVIVLIPGRVHGEYVLFCRERNAERELWDGLRAGQEGAIRDYGADDAFPINDIDDILPGLIEGRDRVYSAMGSNPEFDRHLMDWINVIRSKAHLGAQPPNEFVALDHLLHDMRLYKSAAEVKVMREAAAISARAHVRAMQAARAGLHEFSLEAELDYEFRKGGAKMPAYGSIVAAGRNSCILHYQQNDALLKDGDLVLIDAGCEIDCYASDITRTWPVNGKFSPEQKAIYELVLAAQEAAFAEIAPDKHWNQAHEATVQVITRGLVELGLLQGEVQDLIGTEAYRAFYMHRAGHWLGMDVHDVGDYKVGDQWRVLEVGMALTVEPGIYIAPDNQNVAKKWRGIGVRIEDDVVVTKQGCEILTGGVPRTVAEIEALMAAARASAA from the coding sequence ATGATCCATATCCCCAAAGCGGAATACGCCCGACGTCGCAAGGCGTTGATGGCGCAGATGGAACCCAACAGCATCGCGATCCTGCCGGCCGCCGCAGTGGTCATCCGCAACCGCGATGTCGAGCATGTCTATCGCCAGGACAGCGATTTCCAGTACCTCAGCGGTTTTCCCGAGCCCCAGGCGGTGATCGTGCTGATCCCCGGCCGGGTCCACGGCGAGTACGTGCTGTTCTGCCGCGAGCGCAATGCCGAGCGCGAACTCTGGGATGGCCTGCGTGCGGGTCAGGAGGGCGCGATCCGCGATTATGGCGCCGACGATGCGTTTCCCATCAATGACATCGACGACATCCTGCCGGGCCTGATCGAAGGGCGCGACCGGGTGTATTCGGCGATGGGCAGCAACCCGGAGTTCGACCGGCACCTGATGGACTGGATCAACGTGATCCGTTCCAAGGCGCACCTCGGCGCGCAGCCGCCGAACGAATTCGTTGCCCTGGATCATCTGCTGCACGACATGCGCCTGTATAAATCGGCGGCGGAAGTGAAGGTGATGCGTGAGGCCGCGGCGATTTCCGCCCGTGCCCATGTGCGGGCCATGCAGGCGGCGCGTGCCGGCCTGCATGAGTTCAGCCTGGAGGCCGAACTGGACTACGAGTTTCGTAAGGGCGGCGCGAAGATGCCAGCCTACGGTTCGATCGTCGCCGCCGGGCGCAATAGCTGCATCCTGCATTACCAGCAGAATGACGCGTTGCTCAAGGATGGCGACCTGGTGCTGATCGATGCCGGTTGCGAGATCGACTGTTATGCCAGCGATATCACCCGGACCTGGCCGGTCAATGGCAAGTTTTCGCCCGAGCAGAAAGCGATCTACGAACTGGTGCTGGCCGCCCAGGAAGCGGCATTCGCCGAGATCGCCCCGGACAAGCACTGGAACCAGGCGCACGAAGCCACGGTACAGGTAATCACCCGGGGTCTGGTGGAGCTGGGGTTGTTGCAGGGCGAAGTCCAGGATCTGATCGGCACCGAGGCCTACCGGGCCTTCTACATGCATCGTGCCGGCCATTGGCTGGGGATGGATGTGCATGATGTCGGCGACTACAAGGTCGGTGACCAATGGCGCGTGCTGGAGGTGGGCATGGCGCTGACGGTGGAGCCGGGGATCTACATTGCCCCCGACAACCAGAACGTGGCGAAGAAATGGCGCGGCATTGGCGTACGCATCGAGGACGACGTAGTGGTGACCAAGCAAGGTTGTGAAATTCTGACCGGCGGTGTGCCCAGGACCGTGGCCGAGATCGAGGCCCTGATGGCCGCTGCCCGAGCCTCGGCAGCATGA